One region of Acropora muricata isolate sample 2 chromosome 13, ASM3666990v1, whole genome shotgun sequence genomic DNA includes:
- the LOC136895490 gene encoding tetratricopeptide repeat protein 28-like isoform X1, producing the protein MEVGDRAGEEKAYQNLPYAFQSLNDFRNAIKYHEKHLEIAIEAGHRVGEGNAYGSLGNAYQSLGDFRKAIEYHQKHLEIAKEVSDRVAEGSGYGSLGNAYQSLGDFRKAIEYHAKYLEIAIEVGDRVGEGDAYGGLGIAYHSLGDFRKTIKYHEKHLEIAKEVSDRVGEGNAYGNLGNAYDSLGDFRKAIEYLEKSLEIEKEVSDPVGEGSAYGNLGNVYYSLGDLRKAIKYHEKHLEIAKEMSDRVGEGSAYGNLGIAYHSLGDFRKAIQYHEKHLEIAKEVSDPVGEGSAYGSLGNTYMSLGDFRKAIEYQEKRLEIAIEVGHRVGEGNAYGNLGNTYQSLGDFRKAIEYQEKRLEIAIEVGHRVGEGNAYGNLGNTYQSLGDFRKAIEYHEKRLEIAIEVGHRVGEGNAYGSLGNTYMSLGDFRKAIEYHENCLEIAKEVSGRVGEGSAYGNLGNAYQSLGDFRKAIEYHEKHLEIAIEVGHRVGEGNAYGSLGTAYHSLGDFGKAIEYREKHLEIAIEVGHRAGEGMSHHNIGHGYFSLGQFENAWDKFVSAVKVFNTLRSFLKSEDDWKINFRELHDKSYCAMWRSLLRIGKIDEALFAADEGRAQTLADKLWIQYKLALPSSDFTDDSKERISRFLTELSIPIIFLATEGLAINIWFLSRGKEIAFRKQRIEASITGKDPIRVLLEAILEKIRPGNAAETCEDRTFGRELYNEFPSSGEVCGEEVGNPPLPPSNNAFKPFYDAVIGPIEDLLGPEDDELVIVSDGALSFIPWAAVIESIKIRIVPSLKSYQLISSVPEGYHKKTGALLVGNPCTKELKKPLGPLPFAQKEVEMIAAILKNTPLVGKQATKAEVMKRMSSVGLIHIAAHGNEVTGQIVLSPNPGWTQFPKEEDYILKMSDVQAANLRARLVVLSSCHSGRGRISKGEGVVGIARAFLAAGARSVLVALWAIDDEATMEFMKRFYQHLKEGKTASAAVHQSIKSLRESEEFSKMWDWAPFQLIGDDVKIEFDAKDDLSE; encoded by the coding sequence atGGAAGTCGGTGATCGTGCAGGAGAAGAAAAAGCATACCAAAATCTCCCTTATGCTTTCCAGTCACTTAATGACTTCCGAAatgccattaagtatcatgagaaacatttagaaatagcaatagaagccggtcatcgggtcggagaaggaaacgcctatggaagtctcggtaatgcttaccagtcattgggtgacttccgaaaagccattgagtatcatcagaaacatttagaaattgcaaaagaagtcagtGATCGGGTCGCAGAAGGAAGCGGCTacggaagtctcggtaatgcttaccagtcattgggtgacttccgaaaagccattgaataccATGCGAAATatttagaaatagcaatagaagtcggtgatcgggtcggagaaggagacgcctatggaggtctcggtattgcttaccactcattgggtgacttccgaaaaaccattaagtatcatgagaaacatttagaaattgcaaaagaagtcagtgatcgggtcggagaaggaaacgcctatggaaatctcggtaatgcttacgactcattgggtgacttccgaaaagccattgagtatctcgAGAAAAGTttagaaattgaaaaagaagtcAGTGATCCggtcggagaaggaagcgcctatggaaatctcggtaatgtttactactcactgggtgacctccgaaaagccattaagtatcatgagaaacatttagaaattgcaaaagaaatgagtGATCGAGTCGGAGAAGGaagcgcctatggaaatctcggtattgcttaccactcattgggtgacttccgaaaagccattcagtatcacgagaaacatttagaaattgcaaaagaagtcagtgatccggtcggagaaggaagcgcctatggaagtctcggtaatacttacatgtcattgggtgacttccgaaaagccattgagtatcaggAGAAACGtttagaaatagcaatagaagtcggtcatcgggtcggagaaggaaacgcctatggaaatctcggtaatacttaccagtcattgggtgacttccgaaaagccattgagtatcaggAGAAACGtttagaaatagcaatagaagtcggtcatcgggtcggagaaggaaacgcctatggaaatctcggtaatacttaccagtcattgggtgacttccgaaaagccattgagtatcatgagaaacgtttagaaatagcaatagaagtcggtcatcgggtcggagaaggaaacgcctatggaagtctcggtaatacttacatgtcattgggtgacttccgaaaagccattgagtatcatgagaattgtttagaaattgcaaaagaagtcagtggtcgggtcggagaaggaagcgcctatggaaatctcggtaatgcttaccagtcattgggtgacttccgaaaagccattgagtatcatgagaaacatttagaaatagcaatagaagtcggtcatcgggtcggagagggaaacgcctatggaagtctcggtactgcttaccattcattgggtgacttcggaaaagccatcgagtatcgtgagaaacatttagaaattgcaatagaagtcggtcatcgggCAGGAGAGGGGATGTCTCACCACAATATTGGTCATGGATACTTTTCTCTtggacaatttgaaaacgcctgGGATAAATTCGTTTCCGCTGTCAAAGTCTTTAATACTTTGAGATCTTTCCTGAAGTCTgaagatgattggaaaataaactttcgtgaaCTTCACGACAAGTCGTACTGTGCCATGTGGAGGTCGTTGCTGAGAATTGGAAAGATCGATGAAGCTTTGTTTGCTGCTGAcgaaggacgagcgcagacatTGGCTGACAAATTGTGGATTCAATATAAACTTGCACTGCCCTCATCAGATTTCACAGATGACTCCAAAGAGAGAATATCTCGGTTCTTAACAGAGCTTTCTATCCcaattatatttttagcaactgaAGGACTTGCGATCAACATCTGGTTCCTGAGCAGGGGAAAGGAGATTGCATTTCGAAAACAGAGGATAGAGGCTAGTATCACAGGCAAAGATCCCATACGCGTCTTACTAGaagcaattttagaaaaaatcaGACCTGGTAATGCGGCAGAAacatgtgaagatcgcacatttggcCGCGAACTCTACAATGAATTCCCGTCTAGCGGAGAAGTGTGTGGTGAAGAAGTTGGAAACCCACCATTGCCCCCTTCAAACAATgcttttaagccattttatgatgcagttattggacCAATTGAGGATTTGCTTGGACCTgaagacgacgagttggtcattgtttctgacggTGCGCTGAGCTTTATCCCTTGGGCCGCAGTAATTGAATCGATTAAGATTCGCATTGTCCCCTCTCTTaaaagttatcaattgatctcaagtgtacccgaaggctatcacaagaagacaggggcgcttttggtcggaaatccgtgcacAAAAGAGTTGAAGAAGCCTTTAGGGCCCTTACCATttgctcaaaaggaagtagaaatgattgcagcaaTTCTTAAGAATACACCTCTAGTCGGgaaacaggcaacaaaagctgaagtaatgaaacggatgtcgtcagttggtttaattcatattgctgcccacggaaacgaggTCACTGGGCAAATTGtattgtctccaaaccctggatggacccAATTCCCGAAAGAAGAAgattatattttgaaaatgtccgatgtacaagcggccaatcttcgagctcgtcttgtggtgttaagcagttgtcacagtggacgaggcagaatctcgaagggtgagggtgtggtcggtatcgcacgtgccttcttggcagctggtgctcgttctgtgttggtggccctgtgggcaatagatgacgaagctaccatggagtttatgaaacgtttctaccaacacctgaaagaaggaaaaaccgccagtgctgctgttcaccaatcgatcaaatcccttcgtgaatctgaggagTTTTCTAAGATGTGGGACTGGGCTCCATTTCAACTTattggagatgacgtcaagattgaattcgacgCGAAAGATGACCTCAGTGAATga